One Orcinus orca chromosome 8, mOrcOrc1.1, whole genome shotgun sequence genomic window, taaaaataaaataaataaattgcatttctctgatttaaaaaaaggactattcattttttaaaaggatttatgtgtttatttatttattgtagtaataacatttaacatgagatctactatCTTAACGAAATGTCAagtgcacaatacagtattgttaacgaTAAGCACCGAGccgtacagcagatctctagaacttactcagCTTGTGTAACTGAAACTTCGTATCAGATGAATAGCAACTGCACATTTTCCCCCTCCCTGACCCCTGACAACCATCattttactctctgcttctacgagtttgactattttagataacTTATATGGGTGGAATCATACTGTATTCGTCCAACTGGGTTTGTCctgcttatctcacttagcataacatcctcAAGTTCCATCTATGTGgttgaaaatggcaagatttccttcttttttaaaggctcaataatattccattgtatatctctaccacatttcctttatccattcaactgttgatggagcTAAGTTGTTTCtgcatcttggctattgtgaatgatgttgCAACGTACATGACAGGACAAATATCCCTTTGAGATCATGGTGTTAACTTTTTGGAATACATAcccggaagtgggattgctggatcaaatagtaattctctttttaagtttttgaggaacctccattctgttttccagcggctacaccattttacatccccgccaacagtgtacagggttccacatcctcttcaacacttgttatcttctgttttttgataatgaccatCCTAACTGATgggagatggtatctcattgtcatttgatttacattttcttgaTGATTAGTGAGGGAGGAACTGAGCTTATCCCAAATTTACAGAATAGGAAACTGATGTCCAGAGATGAACTTATCAAGGTCACATGACTGGTAAGGgtcagaggtgggatttgaacccaggcagaaaAGCTCCAGGATGTACGTGCCTGGCGAGTACGCCACATTGTCTTCCGTGTGCTTAGCAAACCTGGGATCATGCTGttttgtattctgttcttttctctcaatGTCATATTGGAATGATTTCTCATAACATTAAATGTTCTGCTGAAACACAATTTTAAGGCGGTTGGTTGCATGATGACCTATCTATGCTGTGGACACTTTATGTTTACTGGGCCTGGGATGTCCCAGATTTTCCCTTTTGTAGGAGACTGTGAGGACTACATCCTGCTTATTTATGTTTGCAGGTGCTTCTGATCATCGCTTTAGCATAAACCTTAGAAGCAAAATTACTGGGACGAGactatacatattttaagaacAAGTCATTCCAAAAAGATTGTACCAACTTACAGTCTTTCAAGAAGTGTTTAGGATCTATCTTTCCCtgttttttctaccttttctctcACCGGTGGCTATAAATCTCTTTGGTCTGCATTGGGTAAAGGATAAAAGTGGAAGGTGGGGGAAGATTGTTGCTTCGAAGATcagactttgggacttcccttggcggttcagtggttaagagtccacactTCCAAGGCAGGCAATGTGGGTTTGATCcattgtcagggaactaagatgccatgtgccatgcagcttggtcaaaaaaaaaaaaaaaagttgatgaaGATCAGAATTTCTCCTCATGTTGGTAGCACAGGCTACAAATATAGAGCCTCAGGAACAGTGGGCTCATTAACCCACACAGCTCCAGCCCTGGCCTTAGGCTCATCTAGGGAGGCAAAGCCTGACTCTTTCTGCTTGATATTACGGCAGTAAGCCACGCTGACACCGTATGTCTCCCGACATGATGCAGCAGTGCGTTCTAGTGGAAGCATCTactaattcatccattcatttattcaacatgtaTTTACTGAGGGCCTACGATGTGCCTGTAACCACTACTGGAGCCACAAGATTGGAGGAGACTtccttcatctgtacaatgggggtcATGCCCTGCAGGGGCTCATGGGGAGACAGTGAAATGCATATGTAATTAACCAGAGCTATTATTCTTACTCTTATTGGTAGTTTCTCCCCAACAGAGACATTGCTTATGGTTCCATGAAGACCACTTGGAAAATGAGTTTGACAAACTGTTCACTTGAGTCTCCATTAAGCCCATGCATGAcatttgctgttttaaaaaaaatgccatttctgCTCTCACCTTTCCCCCTTTGTCAGCTCTGCAACCAGTCCTCTTTCATCGCCCTCAAGCCGATCATAATCCAGGGCCACCCCAGAGGGACCAGGCACACGTAACCGTGGACATACGGCAGGTGTGCACAGAGAAGGTAGCTGCAAGGCTTAGGGGTGTGTTTCAGGGTGGGGTGACAAGACTGAAGTGAATGCCCCCCTCTCGCCCGACTGCAGCCTTTCCCTGGTCCCTGAAGAGGAAGCCCCTCACTCCTCTGGCCCCCTACCCACACCTGTGTTGCTTTCTCCATCTGGCCCTTCCCATTGGGGGTTGTCTCTTTATGTGTCTCCATGAATCGGTGGCGGGTTCCTAACCCAGCCCTCTATCGCTGGGGTccaccccagcacctggcacatagtaggtgctcagtaaatttgTCCTGAATGGAGAGATGAGGAAGGAAAGGCGTCGTCCCTTTCGCTGATTTGTCTTGCCCGAGTAAAGGCCCATACCGTGCATTGCGTGGGGTGTGTTTTCCACCTTGTTTATTCTTCCCTGCTCCTTCTCTCACGTgggtctccctccacctctgaCCCCTGCTGTCCCCAGCCTGGACCTCTGCTTCCAGGTGGGAAGAAGTGATGCTTCCACTCCAAATGTGCCAAACCATGGCAGCTCGAACCAGTGGTTTGTAGCTCTGCCCCTGGAGGAAGCTCAGAAACGCTGAAGGCTTAGTGCACCCTGGGGCCCCTTTACATGCGTGGCATCCTCGCCAGCAGCCTTGGAGGCCAAGGGAAGGAGCATGCTGGGCCCTGGAGGGGTGGGCATGGCTCAGGGATCCATCACTTGGGATCCACACGGCCCATCAGTTGGGACGTGGGACTAGAAAGGACACTGCAGGTGTGGGTGGCAGAGAGCTggtgactggggtggggggacaaaCGGGAACCATCTCAGCTTGAAGGGCCTCACCCAGAACCCCCCTGGAGCAGGCCACTGCCAAAGGTCCTGTGAGATGGGAAGGGTAGAAGGTATTTTTATTACCCGTTACCATCCCTCTGAAAGAGGAGGGGGCGGAGTTGGTGGGGGCCATCACAAACTCTTCCACTGTCTGGAACACTCGCGGCCACTTCCTTGGGGCCTGCCTCGCCCCAGCTGCAGTCACGTGGTGCTGGAGGAGACTGTCAATCACGTTGGGCAGGGCCACGTGATCAAGTAAAGCCAATCATAGTACCCCCAAGCCCCCCGCCAGGATGGTTGCTCCAGGGCTGGACACGTGATCTGAGGTGGCCCAATCAGAGCCCTCCTTGGTATCCTGAGGTTTTTCTGAGCTTCATTCCTTAGGGATTAGACGCGATAGGGATAAATGTGTAGAAGTGTGAGGGAAGAAAGTTGTCAGGCTAAGAGAATCAAAGATGAGAGACGGGAaagagtgagggagggaaagagggagctGATGGCTTCTGATTCCTTGGGTCCAGTCACTGAGATCTTCGCATCTGCTGTGGTTCCTGTGTCCCGGACCCCCAGTGTCCTTCCAGTAAGTCTCCCCTTTCCTTGAAGCCACTTGGAGTTGGGCTCCTCTCACTTGTGGTTCAGATCCTGCCCGATCATGATGCACCTCCCCGACCCAAAGAGAGGCACCCATTTGTCTTAGCACCGTTGAGAATGGAAACTTTTATTCTTTGCTGAGAATGGGGCTTTGCAGAGCATCACAGTCCACCGCCATCCCTGGGTGGGAGTGCCctacgtgtgagtgtgtgtttggaGGGGGCCTGACTGCTGAAGCGGCCCCAGCCTTTACACTGCGGGAGCCAGGCCAACCCTGTTGTTTCCCCGATCGTAAACCGAGAAATACAGCCTCAGGAAGACGTCGCCCAGGATCCAGGTCTCCGAGTGGCTCATGTTCTCTGTGCCCCCTCCAAAGTTGCTGAGGCATTGGCCCTGAAGGTTCTGGGGGAGACGGAAATGCACAGCAGTCAGCCTGAGCCCTTACCTGCCACCCTCTCGGCATCCGGAGCCGGCAGCTTCTCGGTTTTATCTCCCTCCTTTGGTAAGAACCAAGTGGCTCTCTCAGCAGCTGCGGAAGTGGGGTGCCCATCCAAGACCAAGAACGGCCAAGGCATGTGGTTGCCatgagggagaggggctgggggaggggaggacgggagtttgggatgagcagatgcaaagcACTATAGAGAGGATGGGTGAACGACAAGGCCCTGCTGTAGAGCCCAGGGAGCTCTATTCAAGCTCCCGTGATCAACtagtggaaaagaagaagaaaaaggatacaaacacatgtataactgagtcagtttgctgtacagcagaaatcaacaaaacactgtatatcaactatacttgaataaaatgttAAACAAGAGCAAGGATGGCCTGTAATTCCCCTCATTCCTTCTGACCCTGCTCGCCGTTTCCTCTGCAGGGAATGCCTTtgcttctccctcttccccacgACCCGACCCGTTCTTAGAGACTGCGCTCAGCCCCTCTAGGAAGGCTTCCTGGCCCCACGCTCACCCTCCCTGGCCACTCCAGGCCGGGTTGGGTGACTCACCCTGGTGCTCCCCTTGTGTACAGCCCTCATCACTCTAATCTGCGCCCGGCACCCCTCGGCTCAGCCCCCGGGGGTGCCATTTGCACGGGGTCCAGTGCAGATTCGCCTGGACCCATGCAGGCCTCCTCGTGCCTCCATGAGGCTGGGGGTTTAGAATGACTGAAATTCCCTTTCTTCCTCAAAGCCTCCTTGAGGCCATCAGCCTCCTCTGAACTCACACAGGGATCTGACATTAAGCCTCAACCCTGTGCAAGGGCCGTGCGGTCACTGTGCACCCTTAATTCACGGGAGCATGCAGCCTCCCCACAGAGGGGTCTGGTACCCCAACTCACAGAGTGGGAAGTGGGGCTTAGCAAGGGGAAGTCGCAGGCGAGGACGAGGGTCGCCATGTAATTTGTCATCCAAAGCAGGACACCTtcgaggtgggagggagaccgtTAACCATTATGGTGGGACAACACACTGAGACTGTGGCCACCCACCCCACTTGTCCCTTGGCCTATTGCAGGGATTGCTAGAGCTGACTTTCCGTGTTCATCTATCTGAGGGCTCAGGTTGAACTGAAGCTCCTTGAGGGCCGAGGCCCTTAGTGTTCCCTTCTCCTTGTGCCTCGCACCAGGCCAGCACGGGGCAGTGTTCCATTTATTTCAGGATGATGGAAGTCCCAGACTGCCCCTTACTCTCAAGTGGTTGGTTTTGTGGGAGGCACTGGCCCAGCCACAGGGGCTCCGTGGCATCTGCAATGGTGTGGCTTGCCCTGCAGAGGGCCCCCTCCTGCAAGCAGGAGCCCAAGGGTTCCTGCAATTCCACCAGGGTTGGCCCTTCACCTTTCTGATGTAGGCTTGAGGGGGCAGTGGGTAGTCGTTGCCGTTGATGCTGAAGATGATTGTAGGCAGGCGAGCCACATAGCTACACGAAACCGCATACTgttagagaaagagggagagaggttgGCCCAGGTGATCCCTGGTGCGTGACCCTGTGGCGTGACCCTTCACCTCGTGACCCCGTGGCGTGACCCGTCACCTCGTGACCGACAGGGCTGGCGCTGATGAGCATCTGGATGGCGGTGACCAGTCGGCTCGGGCCGAGCACAAACGAGGTCCCGGTATCCAAAATGGCCTGGCAGCCGCGGACACAACCAAAAACCACACCGTTCATGGTGATGCTGGGAGACAGTGGGACAGAGTGGACACCAGGATCACTGTGACGTCTCCCCCCATGACCGCCCCCCTCCCTGACTGTCTCCCTTCAGCTCACGCCCTGCCTCTGTTTGCCTTTGCTCTGGTCGCCTAACCTTCGCTGACTTCCTTTCAGCTCCTGAGTGCATCAGGCTCTTTGGTGCCTCAGGGCCTTGGCATGTGCTGCTCGCCCTTCCTAGAAGACCCCCATCCCCTTTGTCTAGCTAATTTCTCCTCATCTTCCAGGTTCCAGCTTACTTGTCTATTTTTCAGGGAAGTCCTCCCCCCCAGACTAGATCAGCCTCCTGTCCTGGTCACTCTGTAGAGTTCCTCATTACTAGCATGTACCGAAGTGGAAATTCATTATTATGTGTGTGACTCGTTTCATGTACGTCTGCCTTACTAGATGTAAGGGCAAGTTGTAGCCTCAGTGCCTCTCtcaagtgcctagcacacagcgGATGCACAAtgtatgtttgttgaatgaatgaatgaatgaaaaagtggATGAGGAACAACCAGAGCCCTGTATGTGCTGTGTGACCGATAACGGGTCAACCCACACAGTGAAGATGGAGGTTCTCCGGGGCAGCagatgctgagagtaggggtgTCGGAGACACAGGCTGCCCTGGGAGAGGTTGTCTCCCAGCATGGCCCACTCACACAGCTCAGACACTGAGGCCCCCGGCCAGGCGATGCCTGAGCTAGCCCAGGGGGCCTCCAAAGGACACGGAAGCTTCTGTCTGAGGGTATCACTGAGAATCCCGTCAATTATTGCCCCTTGTTCTCAGGCCACTCCTGGATCCCGGCTTCCTGATTCTCTCTGTCACAGCCCCTGCCCCACTGTGTGCCCGGGATGGGGGGTGGCTATGGGTGGGGCGAGTGTCTCTTTGTATGAGTTGCTTTCAGGTCTCAAGAATGCAGCCAACCTCTCTCCACTGCTGGGGAGTTTCTCCCTCAGGAAACCAGTTTTCCTGGTTTGTCCAGGACTTTCCCTGTTTTGAAACTGGTAGTTTTGTGTAGTGACAGCTCCCTGGGTCCCGGGTAGCCCTAGACAGTTGGTCAACTTATCACAACCCTGTTCAGGCTGGTGAAATCCTCCCTCATCCTCTTTCACTGCACTTCAGGGTCTTCAAACCGTGCTCCCTGCCTTCCAGCGTGGTGGGTGGAGCCCTCTTGGGCTACACACGTCTCTCTGAACCCTGTTCAGGACCCTGGTCAGAGCCCTGGTCAGGGGCCTGGGGTGATTATGAACCCATGGgtggtgtgtgtatctgtgtgtgtttttgtgtgtatctgtgtgcctGTGCGTGTGCTTACACGTGTGTCTTTGGGGGTGGAgcgtatgtctgtgtgtgtgtgactgtgcgTCTGTGCGTTTCtttgtgtgtctgcatgtgtccGTGTGCACGTGTGGGAGCATCACTTGGGGTGGCCCTCAGAGGGAGGGTCTTACCGGTTCATGGTTATCTGCCAGTAGTGAGGTCGGGACACTGGTATCCACTGGAGCTTTCCTTTGTGGTAGCTGTTGTCCACCCCGCCTAACATCACAATGCTGCCATTCTCCTTCTggctgaggagaaaagaaagagggagggctCGTTGTAGGAGAATAACGGCAGGCACTGTCTGAGGGCTGTGTTTCTCCACCCATCCTTGGCACTATTagggtccccattttacagagacgGAAATTGAGGCCCGGAGGGATTGAGGACCTGTCCGAGGTGGGTCACCGACTAGTGAGTGGCACAGAAGGGGTTCGAAGCTGGGCAGCCTGGCTGGGCTCCGACCACCCACCCTTCTGAAGAGGGCCCGGTCCCCTCCAGCAACCAGAGTGCTCAGAGATACCCTCAGAGGACACCGTGCCGGAGGGGTCTGGCTGCCCCCTCGCCTAGCCTGTCATTGTTCAGAAAAGCCGAGGCCCGAGGGCGCCAAGGGTGTGGGCTCAGGCTCACCCAGGGTTGGCTTCACCAGCGTGTGTGACCTGTGCCACCCATGGGGCCTCACACGCAGCAGGGCCCTGAGCCTCTGCTATCCCTGTCTTGAAATtcccaatacttttttttttttttttttttttgcggtacgcgggcctctcactgctgtggcctctcccgttgaggagcacaggctctggacgcgcaggctcagcggccatggctcacgggcccagccgctccacggcatgtgggatcctcccggaccggggtacgaacccgcgtcccccgcattggcaggcggactctcaaccactgcgccaccagggaagccccctaatactttttttattttttattttttttcggtacgcgggcctctcactgttgtggcctctcccgttgcggagcacaggctccggacgcgcaggctcagcggccatggctcacgggcccagctgctccgcggcatgtgggatcttcccggaccggggcatgaacccacgtcccctgcatcggcaggcggactcccaacaactgcgccaccagggaagcccctcctaatACTTTTTGAACAAGAGGTCCCACGTTTTCATTTCGCGCTGGCACCTGCGAATTGTGTAGCTGCTTCTGGGCTCCTGGTAAAATGTTAGTGAGGAGGAAACattcccaccatccctatccttCCTCCCATATGAAATCCATCAGCACATCCTGTTGCCTTTTCCTCCAACCTGTATCCTGATATCTTCCActgctctccctcttcccttcacaCCCCCCTGGACCAAGCTGCTGCCCCTGAGCCCATGAGCATGCTTGTGTtctcataaaactttatttacaaaaaccagTGGCAGGGCCAGATGTGGCCCTGGGGCCATAGTTATCCCGGGCTAGACTGTCTCTCAGGAAACTTCTGGATCAGCTGGGCTATAACTTTTCATGCAACTGAAAGCATCTTACAGCTGACTTAGAGAGAGGGCTTGTGCAGTTCAGACTTACGTGCTCAAGTAGAAGGCAAAGACAGACTGAGAAATGACGCCTCGTCTCTTCAGGTTGTCGAAGACAGGGGTGGTCCCTTGGATGGCGAGGCTGCGGTAGCCCAAGCCCAGGATGCCATCAAAGGGTGCATGCTCCAACCCAAACTGCGCCTTGCTCAGGGCAAACGGCTGGACCACATCGACAAGTTTCCCGATCTGTGGGAGAGGAGAGTGTTCCCACATAAAGGTTTGGGAAGTGGGGCTGGGACTGGGCTGGGATGGAGATG contains:
- the LOC101270677 gene encoding pregnancy-associated glycoprotein 2-like, coding for MLRTHSFLSTWTQKRSMKWLGILGLVALSECLVIIPLTKMKTMRETLREKNLLTNFLLRNNDDRSQNVAHDPKLSLHPLRNYLDLAYVGNISIGTPPQQFKVVFDTGSADLWVPSTYCDSVPCYTHNVFNPHVSTTFRLSGFPVDLTYGSGRMVGFLGYDTVRIGKLVDVVQPFALSKAQFGLEHAPFDGILGLGYRSLAIQGTTPVFDNLKRRGVISQSVFAFYLSTQKENGSIVMLGGVDNSYHKGKLQWIPVSRPHYWQITMNRITMNGVVFGCVRGCQAILDTGTSFVLGPSRLVTAIQMLISASPVGHEYAVSCSYVARLPTIIFSINGNDYPLPPQAYIRKNLQGQCLSNFGGGTENMSHSETWILGDVFLRLYFSVYDRGNNRVGLAPAV